A section of the Sebastes fasciatus isolate fSebFas1 chromosome 21, fSebFas1.pri, whole genome shotgun sequence genome encodes:
- the u2surp gene encoding U2 snRNP-associated SURP motif-containing protein isoform X1, with amino-acid sequence MFCLLSSYRRSISYMLVTQKMAERAPGGGGSQKASAKALLESKLKSFSIGKMAVAKRTLSKKEQDEIKKKEDERAAAEIYEEFLAAFEGGGEGKVKAFVRGGIANATKEEAAADEKKGKLYKPKSRFDNQSKSFLPLETPPQFLALDKRHPVKKPTDKEKKKSNLELFKEELKQIQEERDERHKMKGRVSRFEPLSGTDGRRSSDGSSRRNRPSSVLDDCAPGSHDVGDPSTTNLYLGNINPQMNEEMLCQEFGRYGPLASVKIMWPRTDEERARERNCGFVAFMNRRDAERALKNLNGKMIMNFEMKLGWGKGVPIPPHPIYIPPSMMEHTLPPPPSGLPFNAQPRERLKNPSAPLLPPPKNKEEFEKTLSQAIVKVVIPTERNLLSLIHRMIEFVVREGPMFEAMIMNREINNPMYRFLFENQSPAHVYYRWKLYTILQGEAPVKWKTEDFRMFKNGSLWRPPPLNPYLHGPYDDGEEEDEEEEGSKKGCLKEEERDKLEEMLRGMTPRRGDIAEAMLFCLSHAEAAEEIVECVTESLSILKTPLPKKIARLYLVSDVLYNSSAKVSNASYYRKYFETKLCQIFADLNATYKTTQGHLQSENFKQRVMACFRAWEDWAVYPDPFLIKLQNIFLGLVNLAAEKEIPVVIVEPEPVEDIDGAPIGEYVDGSLLEDVDGVPIDAGPIDGAPIDGAPLDDLDGVPIKPMEEDIDGIPLDPSKEATFKVAPSKWEAVDEAELEAQAVTTSKWEIFEQPEETKKDEEDSDYEDRSPRSDDNLSYSNPIRDDSDLKTKMSEMNEEKRTKLREIEVKVMKFQDELESGKRPKKAGQSIQEQVEHYRDKLLQKEKEKEKLEREKEREKKEKEKAEARLKDLKKEKEKDDTPTRKERKRRHSGSPSPTRTSSRRGRSSSPRSERSERSERSDRSYSKDTSSRTTHKDSPRSSNKKSSKRSPSPRTPKRSRRSRSKTPKKSAKKSRSKSRSPHRSHKKSKKSKH; translated from the exons ATGTTTTGCCTTCTATCTTCTTATCGGCGCTCGATTTCATATATGTTAGTCACACAAAAGATGGCGGAGCGAGCGCCTGGTGGCGGCGGCTCTCAGAAAGCCAGCGCGAAG GCGCTGCTTGAGAGCAAACTGAAGTCTTTCAGCATTGGCAAAATGGCAGTGGCAAAGAGGACCCTGAGCAAGAAGGAACAagatgaaataaagaaaaaa GAGGATGAGCGGGCAGCAGCAGAGATTTATGAGGAGTTTCTTGCTGCTTTtgaaggagggggggagggcAAAGTCAAGGCCTTTGTCCGTGGCGGTATTGCAAATGCAACAAAAG AGGAGGCAGCTGCTGATGAGAAGAAAGGAAAATTATACAAGCCCAAGTCACGTTTTGACAACCAATCAAAAAGCTTCTTGCCTTTGGAAACCCCACCTCAGTTTTTAGCATTAGACAAAAGACAT CCTGTGAAGAAACCTACTGataaggaaaagaagaagagcaaCTTGGAGCTCTTCAAAGAAGAACTTAAACA AATACAGGAGGAACGAGATGAAAGACACAAGATGAAAGGACGTGTTAGTCGTTTTGAACCTCTCTCGGGCACGGACGGAAGACGCTCAT CGGATGGTTCTTCAAGAAGAAACCGTCCGTCCAGTG TTTTGGATGACTGTGCGCCAGGTTCCCATGATGTTGGAGACCCATCCACTACTAACCTGTATCTCGGAAACATCAATCCACAG aTGAATGAGGAGATGCTGTGTCAAGAGTTTGGACGTTATGGCCCGCTGGCCAGTGTGAAGATCATGTGGCCGAGGACAGACGAAGAGAGGGCTCGGGAGAGGAACTGTGGCTTTGTGGCTTTCATGAACAGGAGGGATGCTGAGCGAGCGCTCAAGAACCTAAACG GAAAGATGATAATGAACTTTGAGATGAAATTAGGATGGGGCAAAGGTGTGCCCATCCCACCCCACCCCATCTACATCCCTCCTTCCATGATGGAGCACACACTCCCACCGCCTCCCTCCGGCCTACCCTTCAATGCACAGCCCCGGGAGAGGCTAAAGAACCCCAGTGCTCCCTTGCTTCCTCCACCTAAAAACAAGGAGGAGTTTGAGAAG ACTCTGTCGCAAGCCATAGTCAAAGTGGTTATCCCAACAGAAAg GAATTTACTCTCTCTCATCCACCGAATGATCGAGTTTGTGGTGCGTGAAGGCCCAATGTTTGAAGCCATGATCATGAACAGAGAAATCAACAATCCCATGTACAG GTTTCTATTTGAGAACCAAAGCCCAGCACATGTGTACTACCGGTGGAAGCTCTACACCATACTACAG GGTGAAGCACCAGTCAAATGGAAAACAGAGGACTTTAGGATGTTTAAGAACGGCTCCTTGTGGCGTCCGCCTCCTCTTAACCCATACCTCCATGGTCCTTATGATGATGGTGAGgaagaggacgaagaggaggagggaagcaAGAAAGGCTGCTTGAAAGAAGA AGAGCGGGACAAACTAGAGGAGATGCTGCGTGGTATGACTCCCAGGAGGGGAGACATAGCAGAAGCCATGTTGTTTTGTCTCAGCCATGCCGAAGCAGCTGAAGAGATTGTGGAGTGTGTCACAgagtctctctccatcctcaaaACCCCTCTGCCCAAGAAG ATTGCACGGTTATATCTAGTTTCTGATGTGCTGTACAACTCTTCTGCCAAAGTATCCAATGCGTCTTACTATAGAAAATA TTTTGAGACAAAGCTCTGCCAGATATTCGCAGACCTCAACGCGACATACAAAACGACACAGGGCCATCTTCAGAGTGAGAACTTTAAG CAACGAGTCATGGCTTGTTTCCGAGCGTGGGAGGACTGGGCTGTGTACCCAGACCCCTTCCTCATCAAGCTTCAGAACATCTTCCTTGGTCTCGTTAATCTCGCTGCAGAGAAGGAAATCCCTGTCGTCATTGTGGAG CCTGAGCCAGTAGAGGACATTGATGGGGCTCCAATAGGGGAGTATGTAGATGGCTCTCTGCTGGAGGACGTGGACGGGGTGCCGATTGACGCAGGGCCCATTGATGGGGCTCCTATTGACGGAGCCCCCCTGGATGACCTAGATGGCGTTCCTATCAAGCCCATGGAAGAAGACATAGATGGAATACCTC TGGATCCGTCCAAGGAGGCAACCTTCAAGGTAGCACCCTCGAAATGGGAAGCGGTGGACGAGGCAGAGTTAGAAGCTCAAG CTGTGACAACTTCAAAATGGGAGATATTTGAGCAGCCGGAAGAAACAAAAAA GGATGAGGAGGACAGTGATTATGAAGACAGGAGCCCTCGCTCAGACGATAATCTGAGCTACTCCAACCCCATCAGAGATGACTCCGATCTGAAGACCAAGATGTCTGAAATGAACGAAGAGAAACGCACAAAGCTCAGAGAAATAGAG GTTAAGGTCATGAAGTTCCAGGATGAGCTGGAGTCTGGGAAAAGGCCCAAGAAGGCTGGGCAGAGTATTCAGGAGCAGGTGGAGCACTACAGGGACAAACTACTACAAAAG gaaaaagaaaaggagaaacttgaacgggagaaagagagggagaagaaagagaaggagaaagctGAGGCACGGTTGAAAGACTTGaagaaggaaaaagagaaggaCGACACGCCGACCAGGAAAGAGAG GAAGCGGCGTCACAGCGGCTCACCCAGCCCAACGAGGACTAGCAGCCGGCGAGGCCGGTCATCCTCACCCCGTTCAGAGCGGTCAGAAAGATCAGAACGCTCCGACCGCTCATACTCTAAAGACACATCTTCCCGCACCACCCATAAAGACTCCCCGCGATCCAGCAACAAAAAGTCCTCCAAAAG ATCTCCTTCACCTCGCACACCCAAACGATCCAGGAGATCGCGTTCCAAGACGCCCAAGAAGTCAGCTAAGAAGTCCCGCTCCAAATCAAGGTCACCTCACCGGTCTCACAAAAAATCAAAGAAGAGCAAACACTGA
- the u2surp gene encoding U2 snRNP-associated SURP motif-containing protein isoform X2: MFCLLSSYRRSISYMLVTQKMAERAPGGGGSQKASAKALLESKLKSFSIGKMAVAKRTLSKKEQDEIKKKEDERAAAEIYEEFLAAFEGGGEGKVKAFVRGGIANATKEEAAADEKKGKLYKPKSRFDNQSKSFLPLETPPQFLALDKRHPVKKPTDKEKKKSNLELFKEELKQIQEERDERHKMKGRVSRFEPLSGTDGRRSSVGHSSLYSVSAVLDDCAPGSHDVGDPSTTNLYLGNINPQMNEEMLCQEFGRYGPLASVKIMWPRTDEERARERNCGFVAFMNRRDAERALKNLNGKMIMNFEMKLGWGKGVPIPPHPIYIPPSMMEHTLPPPPSGLPFNAQPRERLKNPSAPLLPPPKNKEEFEKTLSQAIVKVVIPTERNLLSLIHRMIEFVVREGPMFEAMIMNREINNPMYRFLFENQSPAHVYYRWKLYTILQGEAPVKWKTEDFRMFKNGSLWRPPPLNPYLHGPYDDGEEEDEEEEGSKKGCLKEEERDKLEEMLRGMTPRRGDIAEAMLFCLSHAEAAEEIVECVTESLSILKTPLPKKIARLYLVSDVLYNSSAKVSNASYYRKYFETKLCQIFADLNATYKTTQGHLQSENFKQRVMACFRAWEDWAVYPDPFLIKLQNIFLGLVNLAAEKEIPVVIVEPEPVEDIDGAPIGEYVDGSLLEDVDGVPIDAGPIDGAPIDGAPLDDLDGVPIKPMEEDIDGIPLDPSKEATFKVAPSKWEAVDEAELEAQAVTTSKWEIFEQPEETKKDEEDSDYEDRSPRSDDNLSYSNPIRDDSDLKTKMSEMNEEKRTKLREIEVKVMKFQDELESGKRPKKAGQSIQEQVEHYRDKLLQKEKEKEKLEREKEREKKEKEKAEARLKDLKKEKEKDDTPTRKERKRRHSGSPSPTRTSSRRGRSSSPRSERSERSERSDRSYSKDTSSRTTHKDSPRSSNKKSSKRSPSPRTPKRSRRSRSKTPKKSAKKSRSKSRSPHRSHKKSKKSKH, from the exons ATGTTTTGCCTTCTATCTTCTTATCGGCGCTCGATTTCATATATGTTAGTCACACAAAAGATGGCGGAGCGAGCGCCTGGTGGCGGCGGCTCTCAGAAAGCCAGCGCGAAG GCGCTGCTTGAGAGCAAACTGAAGTCTTTCAGCATTGGCAAAATGGCAGTGGCAAAGAGGACCCTGAGCAAGAAGGAACAagatgaaataaagaaaaaa GAGGATGAGCGGGCAGCAGCAGAGATTTATGAGGAGTTTCTTGCTGCTTTtgaaggagggggggagggcAAAGTCAAGGCCTTTGTCCGTGGCGGTATTGCAAATGCAACAAAAG AGGAGGCAGCTGCTGATGAGAAGAAAGGAAAATTATACAAGCCCAAGTCACGTTTTGACAACCAATCAAAAAGCTTCTTGCCTTTGGAAACCCCACCTCAGTTTTTAGCATTAGACAAAAGACAT CCTGTGAAGAAACCTACTGataaggaaaagaagaagagcaaCTTGGAGCTCTTCAAAGAAGAACTTAAACA AATACAGGAGGAACGAGATGAAAGACACAAGATGAAAGGACGTGTTAGTCGTTTTGAACCTCTCTCGGGCACGGACGGAAGACGCTCAT CAGTAGGACATTCTTCTCTCTACTCTGTTTCTGCAGTTTTGGATGACTGTGCGCCAGGTTCCCATGATGTTGGAGACCCATCCACTACTAACCTGTATCTCGGAAACATCAATCCACAG aTGAATGAGGAGATGCTGTGTCAAGAGTTTGGACGTTATGGCCCGCTGGCCAGTGTGAAGATCATGTGGCCGAGGACAGACGAAGAGAGGGCTCGGGAGAGGAACTGTGGCTTTGTGGCTTTCATGAACAGGAGGGATGCTGAGCGAGCGCTCAAGAACCTAAACG GAAAGATGATAATGAACTTTGAGATGAAATTAGGATGGGGCAAAGGTGTGCCCATCCCACCCCACCCCATCTACATCCCTCCTTCCATGATGGAGCACACACTCCCACCGCCTCCCTCCGGCCTACCCTTCAATGCACAGCCCCGGGAGAGGCTAAAGAACCCCAGTGCTCCCTTGCTTCCTCCACCTAAAAACAAGGAGGAGTTTGAGAAG ACTCTGTCGCAAGCCATAGTCAAAGTGGTTATCCCAACAGAAAg GAATTTACTCTCTCTCATCCACCGAATGATCGAGTTTGTGGTGCGTGAAGGCCCAATGTTTGAAGCCATGATCATGAACAGAGAAATCAACAATCCCATGTACAG GTTTCTATTTGAGAACCAAAGCCCAGCACATGTGTACTACCGGTGGAAGCTCTACACCATACTACAG GGTGAAGCACCAGTCAAATGGAAAACAGAGGACTTTAGGATGTTTAAGAACGGCTCCTTGTGGCGTCCGCCTCCTCTTAACCCATACCTCCATGGTCCTTATGATGATGGTGAGgaagaggacgaagaggaggagggaagcaAGAAAGGCTGCTTGAAAGAAGA AGAGCGGGACAAACTAGAGGAGATGCTGCGTGGTATGACTCCCAGGAGGGGAGACATAGCAGAAGCCATGTTGTTTTGTCTCAGCCATGCCGAAGCAGCTGAAGAGATTGTGGAGTGTGTCACAgagtctctctccatcctcaaaACCCCTCTGCCCAAGAAG ATTGCACGGTTATATCTAGTTTCTGATGTGCTGTACAACTCTTCTGCCAAAGTATCCAATGCGTCTTACTATAGAAAATA TTTTGAGACAAAGCTCTGCCAGATATTCGCAGACCTCAACGCGACATACAAAACGACACAGGGCCATCTTCAGAGTGAGAACTTTAAG CAACGAGTCATGGCTTGTTTCCGAGCGTGGGAGGACTGGGCTGTGTACCCAGACCCCTTCCTCATCAAGCTTCAGAACATCTTCCTTGGTCTCGTTAATCTCGCTGCAGAGAAGGAAATCCCTGTCGTCATTGTGGAG CCTGAGCCAGTAGAGGACATTGATGGGGCTCCAATAGGGGAGTATGTAGATGGCTCTCTGCTGGAGGACGTGGACGGGGTGCCGATTGACGCAGGGCCCATTGATGGGGCTCCTATTGACGGAGCCCCCCTGGATGACCTAGATGGCGTTCCTATCAAGCCCATGGAAGAAGACATAGATGGAATACCTC TGGATCCGTCCAAGGAGGCAACCTTCAAGGTAGCACCCTCGAAATGGGAAGCGGTGGACGAGGCAGAGTTAGAAGCTCAAG CTGTGACAACTTCAAAATGGGAGATATTTGAGCAGCCGGAAGAAACAAAAAA GGATGAGGAGGACAGTGATTATGAAGACAGGAGCCCTCGCTCAGACGATAATCTGAGCTACTCCAACCCCATCAGAGATGACTCCGATCTGAAGACCAAGATGTCTGAAATGAACGAAGAGAAACGCACAAAGCTCAGAGAAATAGAG GTTAAGGTCATGAAGTTCCAGGATGAGCTGGAGTCTGGGAAAAGGCCCAAGAAGGCTGGGCAGAGTATTCAGGAGCAGGTGGAGCACTACAGGGACAAACTACTACAAAAG gaaaaagaaaaggagaaacttgaacgggagaaagagagggagaagaaagagaaggagaaagctGAGGCACGGTTGAAAGACTTGaagaaggaaaaagagaaggaCGACACGCCGACCAGGAAAGAGAG GAAGCGGCGTCACAGCGGCTCACCCAGCCCAACGAGGACTAGCAGCCGGCGAGGCCGGTCATCCTCACCCCGTTCAGAGCGGTCAGAAAGATCAGAACGCTCCGACCGCTCATACTCTAAAGACACATCTTCCCGCACCACCCATAAAGACTCCCCGCGATCCAGCAACAAAAAGTCCTCCAAAAG ATCTCCTTCACCTCGCACACCCAAACGATCCAGGAGATCGCGTTCCAAGACGCCCAAGAAGTCAGCTAAGAAGTCCCGCTCCAAATCAAGGTCACCTCACCGGTCTCACAAAAAATCAAAGAAGAGCAAACACTGA
- the u2surp gene encoding U2 snRNP-associated SURP motif-containing protein isoform X3 → MFCLLSSYRRSISYMLVTQKMAERAPGGGGSQKASAKALLESKLKSFSIGKMAVAKRTLSKKEQDEIKKKEDERAAAEIYEEFLAAFEGGGEGKVKAFVRGGIANATKEEAAADEKKGKLYKPKSRFDNQSKSFLPLETPPQFLALDKRHPVKKPTDKEKKKSNLELFKEELKQIQEERDERHKMKGRVSRFEPLSGTDGRRSFLDDCAPGSHDVGDPSTTNLYLGNINPQMNEEMLCQEFGRYGPLASVKIMWPRTDEERARERNCGFVAFMNRRDAERALKNLNGKMIMNFEMKLGWGKGVPIPPHPIYIPPSMMEHTLPPPPSGLPFNAQPRERLKNPSAPLLPPPKNKEEFEKTLSQAIVKVVIPTERNLLSLIHRMIEFVVREGPMFEAMIMNREINNPMYRFLFENQSPAHVYYRWKLYTILQGEAPVKWKTEDFRMFKNGSLWRPPPLNPYLHGPYDDGEEEDEEEEGSKKGCLKEEERDKLEEMLRGMTPRRGDIAEAMLFCLSHAEAAEEIVECVTESLSILKTPLPKKIARLYLVSDVLYNSSAKVSNASYYRKYFETKLCQIFADLNATYKTTQGHLQSENFKQRVMACFRAWEDWAVYPDPFLIKLQNIFLGLVNLAAEKEIPVVIVEPEPVEDIDGAPIGEYVDGSLLEDVDGVPIDAGPIDGAPIDGAPLDDLDGVPIKPMEEDIDGIPLDPSKEATFKVAPSKWEAVDEAELEAQAVTTSKWEIFEQPEETKKDEEDSDYEDRSPRSDDNLSYSNPIRDDSDLKTKMSEMNEEKRTKLREIEVKVMKFQDELESGKRPKKAGQSIQEQVEHYRDKLLQKEKEKEKLEREKEREKKEKEKAEARLKDLKKEKEKDDTPTRKERKRRHSGSPSPTRTSSRRGRSSSPRSERSERSERSDRSYSKDTSSRTTHKDSPRSSNKKSSKRSPSPRTPKRSRRSRSKTPKKSAKKSRSKSRSPHRSHKKSKKSKH, encoded by the exons ATGTTTTGCCTTCTATCTTCTTATCGGCGCTCGATTTCATATATGTTAGTCACACAAAAGATGGCGGAGCGAGCGCCTGGTGGCGGCGGCTCTCAGAAAGCCAGCGCGAAG GCGCTGCTTGAGAGCAAACTGAAGTCTTTCAGCATTGGCAAAATGGCAGTGGCAAAGAGGACCCTGAGCAAGAAGGAACAagatgaaataaagaaaaaa GAGGATGAGCGGGCAGCAGCAGAGATTTATGAGGAGTTTCTTGCTGCTTTtgaaggagggggggagggcAAAGTCAAGGCCTTTGTCCGTGGCGGTATTGCAAATGCAACAAAAG AGGAGGCAGCTGCTGATGAGAAGAAAGGAAAATTATACAAGCCCAAGTCACGTTTTGACAACCAATCAAAAAGCTTCTTGCCTTTGGAAACCCCACCTCAGTTTTTAGCATTAGACAAAAGACAT CCTGTGAAGAAACCTACTGataaggaaaagaagaagagcaaCTTGGAGCTCTTCAAAGAAGAACTTAAACA AATACAGGAGGAACGAGATGAAAGACACAAGATGAAAGGACGTGTTAGTCGTTTTGAACCTCTCTCGGGCACGGACGGAAGACGCTCAT TTTTGGATGACTGTGCGCCAGGTTCCCATGATGTTGGAGACCCATCCACTACTAACCTGTATCTCGGAAACATCAATCCACAG aTGAATGAGGAGATGCTGTGTCAAGAGTTTGGACGTTATGGCCCGCTGGCCAGTGTGAAGATCATGTGGCCGAGGACAGACGAAGAGAGGGCTCGGGAGAGGAACTGTGGCTTTGTGGCTTTCATGAACAGGAGGGATGCTGAGCGAGCGCTCAAGAACCTAAACG GAAAGATGATAATGAACTTTGAGATGAAATTAGGATGGGGCAAAGGTGTGCCCATCCCACCCCACCCCATCTACATCCCTCCTTCCATGATGGAGCACACACTCCCACCGCCTCCCTCCGGCCTACCCTTCAATGCACAGCCCCGGGAGAGGCTAAAGAACCCCAGTGCTCCCTTGCTTCCTCCACCTAAAAACAAGGAGGAGTTTGAGAAG ACTCTGTCGCAAGCCATAGTCAAAGTGGTTATCCCAACAGAAAg GAATTTACTCTCTCTCATCCACCGAATGATCGAGTTTGTGGTGCGTGAAGGCCCAATGTTTGAAGCCATGATCATGAACAGAGAAATCAACAATCCCATGTACAG GTTTCTATTTGAGAACCAAAGCCCAGCACATGTGTACTACCGGTGGAAGCTCTACACCATACTACAG GGTGAAGCACCAGTCAAATGGAAAACAGAGGACTTTAGGATGTTTAAGAACGGCTCCTTGTGGCGTCCGCCTCCTCTTAACCCATACCTCCATGGTCCTTATGATGATGGTGAGgaagaggacgaagaggaggagggaagcaAGAAAGGCTGCTTGAAAGAAGA AGAGCGGGACAAACTAGAGGAGATGCTGCGTGGTATGACTCCCAGGAGGGGAGACATAGCAGAAGCCATGTTGTTTTGTCTCAGCCATGCCGAAGCAGCTGAAGAGATTGTGGAGTGTGTCACAgagtctctctccatcctcaaaACCCCTCTGCCCAAGAAG ATTGCACGGTTATATCTAGTTTCTGATGTGCTGTACAACTCTTCTGCCAAAGTATCCAATGCGTCTTACTATAGAAAATA TTTTGAGACAAAGCTCTGCCAGATATTCGCAGACCTCAACGCGACATACAAAACGACACAGGGCCATCTTCAGAGTGAGAACTTTAAG CAACGAGTCATGGCTTGTTTCCGAGCGTGGGAGGACTGGGCTGTGTACCCAGACCCCTTCCTCATCAAGCTTCAGAACATCTTCCTTGGTCTCGTTAATCTCGCTGCAGAGAAGGAAATCCCTGTCGTCATTGTGGAG CCTGAGCCAGTAGAGGACATTGATGGGGCTCCAATAGGGGAGTATGTAGATGGCTCTCTGCTGGAGGACGTGGACGGGGTGCCGATTGACGCAGGGCCCATTGATGGGGCTCCTATTGACGGAGCCCCCCTGGATGACCTAGATGGCGTTCCTATCAAGCCCATGGAAGAAGACATAGATGGAATACCTC TGGATCCGTCCAAGGAGGCAACCTTCAAGGTAGCACCCTCGAAATGGGAAGCGGTGGACGAGGCAGAGTTAGAAGCTCAAG CTGTGACAACTTCAAAATGGGAGATATTTGAGCAGCCGGAAGAAACAAAAAA GGATGAGGAGGACAGTGATTATGAAGACAGGAGCCCTCGCTCAGACGATAATCTGAGCTACTCCAACCCCATCAGAGATGACTCCGATCTGAAGACCAAGATGTCTGAAATGAACGAAGAGAAACGCACAAAGCTCAGAGAAATAGAG GTTAAGGTCATGAAGTTCCAGGATGAGCTGGAGTCTGGGAAAAGGCCCAAGAAGGCTGGGCAGAGTATTCAGGAGCAGGTGGAGCACTACAGGGACAAACTACTACAAAAG gaaaaagaaaaggagaaacttgaacgggagaaagagagggagaagaaagagaaggagaaagctGAGGCACGGTTGAAAGACTTGaagaaggaaaaagagaaggaCGACACGCCGACCAGGAAAGAGAG GAAGCGGCGTCACAGCGGCTCACCCAGCCCAACGAGGACTAGCAGCCGGCGAGGCCGGTCATCCTCACCCCGTTCAGAGCGGTCAGAAAGATCAGAACGCTCCGACCGCTCATACTCTAAAGACACATCTTCCCGCACCACCCATAAAGACTCCCCGCGATCCAGCAACAAAAAGTCCTCCAAAAG ATCTCCTTCACCTCGCACACCCAAACGATCCAGGAGATCGCGTTCCAAGACGCCCAAGAAGTCAGCTAAGAAGTCCCGCTCCAAATCAAGGTCACCTCACCGGTCTCACAAAAAATCAAAGAAGAGCAAACACTGA
- the u2surp gene encoding U2 snRNP-associated SURP motif-containing protein isoform X4, whose translation MIEFVVREGPMFEAMIMNREINNPMYRFLFENQSPAHVYYRWKLYTILQGEAPVKWKTEDFRMFKNGSLWRPPPLNPYLHGPYDDGEEEDEEEEGSKKGCLKEEERDKLEEMLRGMTPRRGDIAEAMLFCLSHAEAAEEIVECVTESLSILKTPLPKKIARLYLVSDVLYNSSAKVSNASYYRKYFETKLCQIFADLNATYKTTQGHLQSENFKQRVMACFRAWEDWAVYPDPFLIKLQNIFLGLVNLAAEKEIPVVIVEPEPVEDIDGAPIGEYVDGSLLEDVDGVPIDAGPIDGAPIDGAPLDDLDGVPIKPMEEDIDGIPLDPSKEATFKVAPSKWEAVDEAELEAQAVTTSKWEIFEQPEETKKDEEDSDYEDRSPRSDDNLSYSNPIRDDSDLKTKMSEMNEEKRTKLREIEVKVMKFQDELESGKRPKKAGQSIQEQVEHYRDKLLQKEKEKEKLEREKEREKKEKEKAEARLKDLKKEKEKDDTPTRKERKRRHSGSPSPTRTSSRRGRSSSPRSERSERSERSDRSYSKDTSSRTTHKDSPRSSNKKSSKRSPSPRTPKRSRRSRSKTPKKSAKKSRSKSRSPHRSHKKSKKSKH comes from the exons ATGATCGAGTTTGTGGTGCGTGAAGGCCCAATGTTTGAAGCCATGATCATGAACAGAGAAATCAACAATCCCATGTACAG GTTTCTATTTGAGAACCAAAGCCCAGCACATGTGTACTACCGGTGGAAGCTCTACACCATACTACAG GGTGAAGCACCAGTCAAATGGAAAACAGAGGACTTTAGGATGTTTAAGAACGGCTCCTTGTGGCGTCCGCCTCCTCTTAACCCATACCTCCATGGTCCTTATGATGATGGTGAGgaagaggacgaagaggaggagggaagcaAGAAAGGCTGCTTGAAAGAAGA AGAGCGGGACAAACTAGAGGAGATGCTGCGTGGTATGACTCCCAGGAGGGGAGACATAGCAGAAGCCATGTTGTTTTGTCTCAGCCATGCCGAAGCAGCTGAAGAGATTGTGGAGTGTGTCACAgagtctctctccatcctcaaaACCCCTCTGCCCAAGAAG ATTGCACGGTTATATCTAGTTTCTGATGTGCTGTACAACTCTTCTGCCAAAGTATCCAATGCGTCTTACTATAGAAAATA TTTTGAGACAAAGCTCTGCCAGATATTCGCAGACCTCAACGCGACATACAAAACGACACAGGGCCATCTTCAGAGTGAGAACTTTAAG CAACGAGTCATGGCTTGTTTCCGAGCGTGGGAGGACTGGGCTGTGTACCCAGACCCCTTCCTCATCAAGCTTCAGAACATCTTCCTTGGTCTCGTTAATCTCGCTGCAGAGAAGGAAATCCCTGTCGTCATTGTGGAG CCTGAGCCAGTAGAGGACATTGATGGGGCTCCAATAGGGGAGTATGTAGATGGCTCTCTGCTGGAGGACGTGGACGGGGTGCCGATTGACGCAGGGCCCATTGATGGGGCTCCTATTGACGGAGCCCCCCTGGATGACCTAGATGGCGTTCCTATCAAGCCCATGGAAGAAGACATAGATGGAATACCTC TGGATCCGTCCAAGGAGGCAACCTTCAAGGTAGCACCCTCGAAATGGGAAGCGGTGGACGAGGCAGAGTTAGAAGCTCAAG CTGTGACAACTTCAAAATGGGAGATATTTGAGCAGCCGGAAGAAACAAAAAA GGATGAGGAGGACAGTGATTATGAAGACAGGAGCCCTCGCTCAGACGATAATCTGAGCTACTCCAACCCCATCAGAGATGACTCCGATCTGAAGACCAAGATGTCTGAAATGAACGAAGAGAAACGCACAAAGCTCAGAGAAATAGAG GTTAAGGTCATGAAGTTCCAGGATGAGCTGGAGTCTGGGAAAAGGCCCAAGAAGGCTGGGCAGAGTATTCAGGAGCAGGTGGAGCACTACAGGGACAAACTACTACAAAAG gaaaaagaaaaggagaaacttgaacgggagaaagagagggagaagaaagagaaggagaaagctGAGGCACGGTTGAAAGACTTGaagaaggaaaaagagaaggaCGACACGCCGACCAGGAAAGAGAG GAAGCGGCGTCACAGCGGCTCACCCAGCCCAACGAGGACTAGCAGCCGGCGAGGCCGGTCATCCTCACCCCGTTCAGAGCGGTCAGAAAGATCAGAACGCTCCGACCGCTCATACTCTAAAGACACATCTTCCCGCACCACCCATAAAGACTCCCCGCGATCCAGCAACAAAAAGTCCTCCAAAAG ATCTCCTTCACCTCGCACACCCAAACGATCCAGGAGATCGCGTTCCAAGACGCCCAAGAAGTCAGCTAAGAAGTCCCGCTCCAAATCAAGGTCACCTCACCGGTCTCACAAAAAATCAAAGAAGAGCAAACACTGA